A genomic window from Cupriavidus metallidurans CH34 includes:
- a CDS encoding LysR substrate-binding domain-containing protein — protein sequence MHGRDHLDTYLLRVLHTLLTEQSVTRTAVRLGQSQPAISNTLKRLREITGDAILVRGKSGMVPTERGRELLLLAEQSLAAMDRIARPPQQFDPATTTRTFHLGAPDYLDAFFLPNIVERVRRLAPGAKLFVHPMTQSTDFLDALEQGHLDIVVGNWLSPPEHLHISPLFDDEVVCMLGAQHPLARHGLTLRHYLEMPHLAPAPYASMQRSMIDQALAEQGYKRNIQVTLPYFGLVPYVLMKTDMVFTTGRQFAAHYAQYLPIRMVPSPVQFPRMRFYQLWHERCHAAPDVMWMRRMIAEVATDLPQLPRLEATGAG from the coding sequence ATGCACGGACGCGACCATCTCGATACATATCTACTGCGGGTGCTTCACACACTGCTGACTGAGCAGAGCGTGACACGTACCGCCGTGCGCCTCGGCCAGTCGCAGCCCGCCATCAGCAACACGCTCAAGCGGCTGCGCGAGATCACCGGGGACGCCATTCTGGTGCGCGGCAAGAGCGGCATGGTGCCCACCGAGCGCGGCCGCGAACTGCTGCTGCTGGCCGAGCAGAGTCTGGCCGCGATGGATCGCATCGCCCGCCCCCCGCAGCAGTTCGATCCCGCCACCACCACGCGGACGTTCCACCTTGGGGCGCCCGACTATCTTGACGCGTTCTTCCTGCCGAATATCGTCGAGCGCGTGCGGCGGCTTGCGCCGGGCGCGAAGCTGTTCGTCCACCCGATGACGCAGTCGACCGACTTTCTGGATGCGCTGGAGCAGGGCCATCTCGATATCGTGGTCGGCAACTGGCTGTCGCCGCCCGAGCATCTGCATATCTCGCCGCTGTTCGATGACGAGGTCGTCTGTATGCTCGGCGCGCAGCACCCGCTGGCGCGTCACGGGCTGACGCTGCGCCACTACCTGGAAATGCCGCATCTGGCGCCGGCGCCGTATGCGTCGATGCAGCGCAGCATGATCGACCAGGCGCTGGCGGAGCAGGGCTACAAGCGGAATATTCAGGTCACGCTGCCGTACTTCGGGCTGGTGCCCTACGTGCTGATGAAGACGGACATGGTGTTCACCACGGGCCGGCAGTTTGCCGCGCATTACGCGCAGTACCTGCCGATCCGCATGGTGCCGTCACCGGTGCAGTTCCCGCGCATGCGCTTCTACCAGCTCTGGCACGAGCGTTGCCATGCGGCGCCGGACGTGATGTGGATGCGGCGGATGATTGCCGAGGTCGCGACGGATCTGCCACAGCTTCCACGGCTGGAGGCCACCGGGGCGGGCTGA
- a CDS encoding ABC transporter substrate-binding protein produces MSDRRLPHPIRRLRTSPAITAALAFVVLSTAYGTANAADLKMATTTSTENSGLLKYLLPKFEQKTGINMKVIAVGSGKAMKMGEMGDVDVLLVHARKMEDEFVAAGYGVNRRDVMYNDFIVVGPANDPANLKGGKDVIAGFKRLAGSGSKFISRGDNSGTDVMEKDYWKKAGIEPKGQPWYVSAGLGMGEVLTMAAQLPGYTLSDRATYGAYRAKTGLAIVLQGDPQMFNPYGVIAVNPAKHPGINYADAMKFVEWVTSKEGQDAIASYKVEGEQLFFPDYKAK; encoded by the coding sequence ATGTCTGATCGCCGTCTTCCCCACCCGATCCGCCGGCTTCGCACCTCACCCGCCATCACGGCCGCGCTGGCATTCGTTGTGCTCTCCACAGCATATGGCACAGCGAATGCCGCCGACCTGAAAATGGCCACGACCACGAGCACCGAGAATTCCGGGCTGCTCAAGTACCTGCTGCCGAAGTTCGAGCAGAAAACCGGCATCAACATGAAGGTGATCGCCGTCGGCTCGGGCAAGGCCATGAAGATGGGCGAGATGGGCGACGTGGACGTGCTGCTGGTGCACGCACGCAAGATGGAAGACGAATTCGTCGCGGCCGGCTATGGCGTCAACCGTCGGGACGTGATGTACAACGACTTCATCGTCGTCGGCCCCGCGAACGATCCGGCCAACCTGAAGGGCGGGAAGGACGTCATCGCCGGATTCAAGAGGCTGGCTGGCAGCGGCAGCAAGTTCATCTCGCGCGGCGACAATTCCGGCACCGACGTGATGGAGAAGGACTACTGGAAGAAGGCTGGCATCGAGCCCAAGGGCCAGCCGTGGTACGTCAGCGCCGGGCTCGGCATGGGCGAAGTGCTGACGATGGCCGCCCAGCTCCCGGGCTACACGCTGTCCGACCGGGCCACCTACGGCGCCTATCGAGCGAAGACCGGCCTGGCCATCGTGCTACAGGGCGACCCGCAGATGTTCAATCCGTACGGCGTGATCGCCGTGAATCCGGCCAAGCACCCCGGCATCAACTACGCCGACGCGATGAAGTTCGTCGAATGGGTCACGTCGAAGGAAGGCCAGGACGCGATTGCCAGCTACAAGGTCGAGGGCGAACAACTCTTCTTCCCCGACTACAAGGCAAAGTAA
- a CDS encoding substrate-binding domain-containing protein, with amino-acid sequence MTFRFDLFPVIAADDNPRANGKVFQLLKAVRETGSLHRAAQEIGLSYRHAWGVMRTWEEMLGRSMLDMERGRGASLTRFGERLLRAELRLRETIDPAVQKAMADFLTDLDEAARPQTVLHFSGSHDPAVETLAAALRETPAPLQLDTVFCGSVEGLVCLQERQSELAGFYVSPIQIAGSVAHVTLRKWLRPATVRLVRLAWREQGLIVAPDMAREIRDLRDLARTGARFINRQRSSGTRMLFDQLLATQGLYPDQISGYDDPEFSNEKVAEAVHSGRAQVAFGLRMNAEAHGLAFVPLTREAYYLALRKNDQTAPWVTALLSLLADPAFARRIEQLPGYTAAEPAGILTPQQALPWYGPDGKEGA; translated from the coding sequence ATGACCTTCCGCTTTGACCTGTTCCCGGTCATTGCCGCCGATGACAACCCCCGCGCCAACGGCAAGGTGTTCCAGCTACTCAAGGCCGTGCGTGAAACGGGGTCGCTCCATCGGGCGGCACAGGAAATCGGACTTTCCTATCGTCATGCCTGGGGTGTGATGCGCACTTGGGAGGAGATGCTCGGCCGCTCGATGCTCGACATGGAGCGCGGGCGTGGCGCATCGCTGACGCGCTTCGGCGAACGGTTGCTACGGGCCGAACTGCGACTGCGCGAGACGATCGATCCGGCCGTGCAGAAGGCCATGGCGGATTTCCTGACCGATCTCGATGAGGCCGCGCGGCCTCAGACCGTGCTGCATTTCTCCGGCAGCCACGACCCGGCCGTGGAAACGCTGGCCGCCGCGCTCAGGGAAACGCCGGCGCCACTGCAACTCGATACCGTGTTCTGCGGCAGCGTGGAAGGGCTGGTCTGCCTGCAGGAGCGGCAGTCGGAACTGGCTGGTTTTTATGTCTCGCCGATCCAGATCGCTGGTTCGGTGGCGCATGTGACACTGCGCAAGTGGCTGCGGCCGGCCACGGTGCGGCTGGTGCGGCTGGCGTGGCGCGAGCAGGGCCTGATCGTGGCGCCGGACATGGCGCGCGAGATCCGCGACCTGCGCGATCTGGCTCGCACCGGCGCGCGCTTTATCAACCGCCAGCGGAGTTCGGGCACGCGGATGCTGTTTGATCAATTGCTGGCCACGCAGGGGTTGTATCCAGACCAGATTTCCGGGTACGACGATCCCGAGTTCAGCAATGAGAAGGTCGCCGAAGCAGTGCATTCGGGCCGCGCGCAGGTCGCCTTCGGCCTGCGCATGAACGCTGAAGCGCACGGCCTGGCATTCGTCCCGCTAACCCGCGAGGCCTACTATCTGGCGCTGCGCAAGAACGACCAGACCGCGCCGTGGGTGACCGCGCTGCTGTCGCTGCTTGCCGACCCGGCCTTCGCGCGGCGCATCGAGCAACTTCCGGGATACACGGCGGCGGAACCGGCTGGCATCCTGACGCCGCAGCAGGCGTTGCCCTGGTACGGTCCCGACGGCAAGGAAGGGGCTTGA
- a CDS encoding DUF4126 domain-containing protein yields the protein MLETAALAAGMSWASGIRLYLAVLTAGVLARLGWLDLPPGLHVLESWWVIGIAGAMAAAEFVADKVPGFDTVWDGIQTFIRIPAGAILAAAAFGQLDPQWMVAAGLIGGTLAGTAHATKAGTRALINVSPEPFSNWVASFTEDITTAGGLLLAFFLPVVFLILLVLFLITAAWLLPKLWRGVRRLHAGLRGNADNQRP from the coding sequence ATGCTGGAAACCGCCGCGCTGGCCGCAGGCATGTCCTGGGCCAGCGGCATTCGTCTCTATCTGGCCGTGCTGACGGCAGGTGTACTGGCCCGTCTGGGCTGGCTCGACCTGCCGCCAGGCCTGCACGTGCTCGAGTCCTGGTGGGTGATCGGCATTGCCGGCGCGATGGCTGCGGCCGAGTTCGTCGCGGACAAGGTGCCGGGCTTCGACACGGTCTGGGATGGCATCCAGACCTTCATCCGCATTCCCGCCGGGGCGATCCTGGCCGCCGCCGCATTCGGCCAGCTCGATCCCCAATGGATGGTGGCGGCCGGCCTGATCGGCGGCACGCTTGCCGGCACCGCCCACGCGACGAAAGCGGGCACGCGGGCATTGATCAATGTGTCGCCCGAACCATTTTCGAACTGGGTGGCCTCATTCACCGAAGACATCACCACGGCCGGCGGGCTGCTGCTGGCGTTCTTCCTGCCCGTGGTATTCCTGATCCTGCTGGTCCTGTTCCTGATCACTGCCGCATGGCTGCTGCCGAAGCTGTGGCGTGGCGTGCGGCGTCTGCACGCCGGGCTGCGCGGCAACGCTGACAACCAGCGCCCCTAG
- a CDS encoding ABC transporter permease, which translates to MSAETTVKASQPRFSAWRQALRMARRDWLAGELTLLLFALVLAVAALTSVGFLADRMRLGLERDARQMIAADVLLISDQPFDAAFAERAQRDGLRVAQTVTFPSMATARVRGAPEHAEAPSQLAALKAVTDDYPLRGRLKVASAPGGAETVAEGIPAPGKVWVDEALLIALGLHVGDSLQLGSKTFYIDRILTQELDRGAGFMNFAPRVLLPLSDLDATKLIGWGSRVTYRLLVAGSDVAGEEYRKWATDEIQRRHLRNTRVESLESGQPQMRATLDRAERFLSLVAVLSAMIAAVAIAMSARRYMQRHTDACAVYKCLGLSRQQILTAFAIEFALLGLGGAVVGVVLGYLAHYGLLMSLGGLLQVSLPHPSAVPALIGVAAGLVLLVGFALPPLLALTRVAPLRVLRRDIGVPPVSVWVAYALGLGAFVALLLVAARDLKLGVTTAGGFVGAGIAFAVLALGLLLLLSRVMRGRARGNVGWRFALAVLERRRGVTVLQTVALAVGLMALLLLGMTRNDLIDSWRNATPANAPNRFIINIQPDQRDPLQAMLAKDGVEDLLYPMVRGRLTQIGSRPVQAESYPEGRARNLVEREFNLSYMDQLPEGNQVTSGRWDEGGASVEEGIAKTLHIQLGDTLRFDVAGQTVEAPVTSLRKLDWGSMRVNFFVILPTAKMQGLPETYITAFHLPPAKAALGNQLAAAFPNITVVNTDLILRQIQQVLDQVIAAVEFLFVFTLLAGVTVLYAALSGARDERKRDAGLLKALGASAALVRQTQYAEFLVVGGLAGLLASVGAIGVGWGLSQYVFDFPYRFNIWIVPVGVVSGMICAFAGGWLGLREVLRQPALATLRDV; encoded by the coding sequence ATGTCTGCCGAAACGACCGTCAAAGCTTCTCAGCCGCGTTTTTCCGCCTGGCGGCAAGCCTTGCGCATGGCCCGCCGGGACTGGCTGGCCGGGGAACTGACGCTGCTGTTGTTCGCGCTAGTGCTGGCCGTGGCGGCGCTGACCAGCGTGGGCTTTCTGGCGGACCGGATGCGTCTGGGCCTGGAGCGCGACGCGCGGCAGATGATCGCGGCCGATGTGCTGTTGATTTCCGACCAGCCATTCGACGCGGCCTTCGCCGAGCGGGCGCAGCGTGACGGACTCCGGGTGGCGCAGACCGTCACGTTCCCGAGCATGGCAACGGCGCGCGTGAGAGGCGCGCCCGAGCATGCCGAAGCACCGAGCCAGCTGGCGGCGCTGAAGGCGGTGACCGACGACTATCCGCTGCGCGGCCGGCTCAAGGTGGCCAGTGCCCCGGGCGGCGCCGAGACGGTGGCGGAGGGCATTCCCGCCCCGGGCAAGGTGTGGGTCGACGAAGCGCTGCTGATCGCGCTAGGCCTGCATGTTGGCGACAGCCTGCAACTCGGCAGCAAGACGTTTTATATCGACCGGATTCTCACGCAGGAACTCGATCGTGGCGCGGGCTTCATGAACTTCGCGCCGCGTGTGTTGTTGCCGCTGTCCGACCTTGATGCGACGAAGCTGATCGGCTGGGGCAGCCGTGTGACATACCGCTTGCTCGTTGCGGGCTCCGATGTGGCAGGCGAGGAGTATCGGAAGTGGGCAACCGACGAAATCCAGCGCCGGCATCTGCGCAATACGCGCGTGGAGTCTCTGGAATCGGGACAGCCGCAGATGCGTGCCACGCTTGATCGCGCCGAGCGCTTCCTGTCGCTGGTGGCGGTGCTGTCGGCGATGATCGCGGCAGTGGCCATCGCGATGTCCGCCCGCCGCTACATGCAGCGCCACACCGATGCCTGCGCGGTCTACAAGTGCCTGGGCCTGTCACGCCAGCAGATCCTGACCGCTTTCGCGATCGAATTCGCGCTGCTCGGCCTCGGTGGCGCGGTGGTGGGCGTGGTGCTGGGCTATCTGGCGCACTATGGATTGCTGATGTCGCTCGGTGGGCTGCTGCAGGTGTCGTTGCCGCATCCGTCGGCGGTGCCCGCGCTGATCGGCGTGGCCGCGGGGCTGGTACTGCTGGTGGGCTTTGCATTGCCGCCGCTGCTGGCGCTGACGCGTGTGGCGCCACTGCGTGTGCTGCGACGCGATATCGGCGTGCCTCCCGTGTCCGTCTGGGTGGCCTATGCGCTCGGGCTCGGTGCTTTCGTGGCGCTGCTGCTGGTGGCGGCGCGTGACCTGAAGCTCGGGGTGACCACGGCTGGTGGGTTTGTTGGCGCGGGTATCGCGTTTGCGGTGCTGGCGCTGGGTCTGTTGCTCCTGCTATCTCGTGTGATGCGTGGCCGCGCGCGTGGCAATGTCGGCTGGCGCTTCGCGCTGGCCGTGCTCGAACGCCGCCGTGGCGTCACTGTGCTGCAGACCGTCGCGCTTGCCGTCGGGCTGATGGCGCTGTTGTTGCTGGGTATGACGCGCAACGACCTGATCGATTCTTGGCGCAACGCCACGCCGGCCAATGCGCCGAATCGCTTCATCATCAATATCCAGCCGGATCAGCGCGATCCGCTGCAGGCGATGCTGGCAAAGGATGGCGTGGAAGATCTGCTCTATCCGATGGTGCGCGGCCGCCTGACGCAGATCGGCAGCCGGCCGGTCCAGGCCGAGAGCTACCCGGAGGGACGCGCGCGCAATCTGGTGGAGCGCGAGTTCAACCTGTCGTACATGGACCAGCTTCCCGAAGGCAATCAAGTCACCTCGGGCCGCTGGGACGAAGGTGGCGCGTCGGTGGAAGAGGGCATCGCCAAGACGCTACATATCCAGCTTGGCGACACGTTGCGGTTCGACGTGGCCGGACAGACCGTCGAGGCACCCGTCACGTCGCTGCGTAAGCTCGACTGGGGCTCGATGCGCGTGAATTTCTTCGTGATTCTGCCGACGGCCAAGATGCAGGGTCTGCCCGAGACCTACATCACCGCGTTCCATCTGCCGCCCGCCAAGGCCGCGCTTGGCAATCAGCTTGCCGCTGCATTCCCGAACATCACAGTGGTGAACACCGACTTGATCCTGCGGCAGATCCAGCAGGTTCTGGACCAGGTAATCGCCGCCGTGGAGTTTCTGTTCGTCTTCACGCTGCTGGCCGGCGTGACCGTGCTCTATGCGGCGCTATCCGGCGCGCGTGACGAGCGCAAGCGCGATGCCGGGCTACTCAAGGCGCTGGGTGCGTCGGCGGCGCTGGTACGACAGACCCAGTACGCGGAATTCCTCGTGGTCGGCGGACTGGCGGGGCTGCTGGCCAGCGTCGGCGCTATCGGGGTGGGTTGGGGCCTGTCGCAGTACGTGTTCGATTTCCCGTACCGATTCAACATCTGGATCGTACCGGTCGGCGTGGTTTCTGGCATGATCTGCGCTTTTGCGGGCGGCTGGCTCGGATTGCGCGAGGTATTGCGGCAACCGGCGCTGGCGACGCTGCGCGACGTCTGA
- a CDS encoding group II truncated hemoglobin, which yields MSTESTNPPDGQSNQPEEQREQITAYELIGGEARVRELVDRFYDLMDLETEFAGLRALHPPSLEGSRDKLFWFLCGWLGGPNYFIERFGHPRLRARHLPFEIGTSERDQWMRCMALAMQDVGLSEDLQMRLMQALFQTADWMRNVQR from the coding sequence ATGAGCACCGAATCCACCAACCCGCCCGACGGGCAGTCCAACCAGCCCGAGGAGCAGCGGGAACAGATTACCGCGTACGAACTGATCGGCGGCGAGGCGCGCGTGCGCGAACTGGTTGATCGTTTCTACGACCTGATGGACCTGGAGACGGAGTTCGCCGGCCTGCGCGCGCTGCATCCGCCCTCGCTGGAGGGTTCGCGCGACAAGCTGTTCTGGTTCCTGTGTGGTTGGCTGGGCGGGCCGAACTACTTTATCGAGCGCTTCGGCCATCCCCGTCTGCGCGCGCGCCATTTGCCGTTCGAGATTGGCACCAGCGAGCGTGACCAGTGGATGCGTTGCATGGCACTGGCGATGCAGGACGTGGGGCTGTCGGAAGATCTGCAGATGCGGCTGATGCAGGCGCTTTTCCAGACTGCGGACTGGATGCGCAATGTCCAGCGATAA
- a CDS encoding DUF924 family protein has protein sequence MSSDNRMPAAAQAVLDFWFGLPGAPEWNISRREWFTKCVSFDTTVRARFLSYWQAAHDGAEDDWFVTPEGACARIVLLDQFPRNMFRGDPRSFATDGKALAAARRMLDLGWGRQLPTPWHRMFCYLPFEHAESLDAQDIAVREMMALRDDSGGKVDVVEWAEKHRDVIARFGRFPHRNAVLGRVNSDAEAAYLKQPGSSF, from the coding sequence ATGTCCAGCGATAACCGGATGCCGGCGGCCGCGCAGGCCGTGCTCGATTTCTGGTTCGGCTTGCCAGGTGCGCCGGAATGGAACATTTCGCGGCGCGAATGGTTCACCAAGTGCGTGAGCTTCGATACCACGGTCCGGGCGCGCTTCCTGTCGTACTGGCAGGCCGCGCATGACGGAGCCGAGGACGACTGGTTCGTGACGCCGGAGGGCGCTTGCGCCCGGATCGTGCTACTCGACCAGTTCCCGCGCAATATGTTTCGCGGCGATCCACGCAGCTTCGCCACCGATGGCAAGGCACTCGCGGCGGCCCGCCGGATGCTGGACCTCGGTTGGGGCCGCCAGTTGCCCACGCCGTGGCACCGCATGTTCTGCTACTTGCCGTTCGAGCATGCGGAATCGCTGGATGCGCAGGACATCGCGGTGCGGGAAATGATGGCCCTGCGCGACGACAGTGGCGGGAAAGTCGATGTGGTGGAGTGGGCCGAGAAGCATCGCGACGTCATCGCGCGCTTCGGCCGCTTCCCGCACCGCAACGCCGTGCTGGGCCGGGTGAATTCGGATGCGGAAGCCGCGTATCTGAAACAGCCGGGCTCGTCATTCTGA
- a CDS encoding TetR/AcrR family transcriptional regulator encodes MEAKPQAGPRRTRDRILDVSLRLFNELGEPNVTTTTIAEAMEISPGNLYYHFRNKDDIINSIFVRFEQEMERRLKMPEDHKATLGESWGYLQYMSEFLWNYRFLYRDINDLLARNRMLETNFKRIVDQKKRFALEICRQFQEDGDMDATPEQVDAICTNIVVIATYWLSFQFVQHPRQYNDPEQIRGYLHGSSYHIFSILAPYLRGKAREAFDQLAREYAAEKAAADAAKLEKDRK; translated from the coding sequence ATGGAAGCCAAACCGCAAGCCGGTCCCCGTCGTACCCGGGATCGCATTCTCGACGTCTCGCTGCGCCTGTTCAATGAACTTGGCGAGCCCAACGTCACCACGACGACGATTGCGGAAGCCATGGAAATCAGTCCTGGCAATCTCTACTACCACTTCCGCAACAAGGACGACATCATCAATTCCATCTTCGTGCGCTTCGAGCAGGAGATGGAGCGTCGCCTCAAAATGCCGGAAGACCACAAGGCCACATTGGGGGAGAGCTGGGGCTATCTGCAGTACATGTCCGAGTTTCTGTGGAACTACCGTTTCCTGTATCGCGACATCAACGACCTGCTGGCGCGCAACCGGATGCTGGAGACCAACTTCAAGCGCATCGTCGATCAGAAGAAGCGCTTCGCGCTCGAGATCTGCCGCCAGTTCCAGGAAGATGGCGACATGGACGCCACGCCGGAACAGGTGGACGCGATCTGCACCAACATTGTCGTGATCGCCACGTACTGGCTGTCGTTCCAGTTCGTGCAGCACCCGCGCCAGTACAACGACCCCGAACAGATTCGCGGCTATCTGCATGGGTCGAGCTATCACATCTTCTCGATTCTCGCGCCGTACCTGCGTGGCAAGGCGCGCGAGGCATTCGACCAGCTTGCGCGCGAGTACGCGGCGGAGAAGGCCGCAGCGGATGCCGCAAAGCTTGAAAAGGACAGAAAGTGA
- a CDS encoding LOG family protein translates to MKSVCVYCGSSPGFRPEYAEAARALGQAMAERGLALVYGGGNVGLMGIVADSVMAHGGAAIGIIPEALMQKEVGHRGLTELHIVRNMHERKQMMADRADAFIAMPGGVGTFEELFETFTWAQLGYHDKPVGLLNVAGFYDGMLGFLNHAVSEGFLKQVHADMLHVSTEPEDMLARLAAAPRVHVDKWQEGREKA, encoded by the coding sequence GTGAAGTCGGTTTGTGTTTATTGCGGGTCGAGCCCAGGTTTTCGACCCGAGTACGCGGAAGCAGCGCGAGCGCTTGGGCAAGCCATGGCGGAGCGGGGTCTGGCCCTGGTCTATGGCGGGGGCAATGTGGGCCTGATGGGCATCGTGGCCGATAGCGTTATGGCGCACGGCGGTGCCGCCATCGGCATCATTCCAGAAGCGCTGATGCAGAAGGAGGTCGGCCATCGAGGCCTGACCGAGCTTCACATCGTGCGCAACATGCACGAGCGCAAGCAGATGATGGCGGATCGCGCCGATGCGTTCATCGCCATGCCCGGCGGCGTGGGCACGTTCGAAGAGCTGTTTGAAACGTTCACGTGGGCGCAGCTCGGCTACCACGACAAGCCTGTTGGCCTGCTCAACGTGGCGGGGTTCTACGACGGCATGCTCGGGTTTCTGAATCACGCCGTAAGCGAGGGCTTCCTGAAGCAGGTTCATGCGGACATGCTGCACGTGTCCACCGAGCCGGAGGATATGCTCGCCCGCCTGGCGGCGGCGCCGCGTGTGCACGTCGACAAGTGGCAGGAAGGCCGCGAGAAGGCCTGA
- a CDS encoding diacylglycerol kinase produces the protein MAKPHHTLPPDPSLHRPTAAHMAAEVESEYSIASNPHKGNRGLTRAWHAAINSASGLRYAILEESAFRQELTLVVILTPCAFIIPATVVERVMLLGTLLLVLIVELLNSSVEAAIDRISLERHSLSKRAKDFGSAAVMLALILCGGTWAAIAGPHVVRWVGMLFN, from the coding sequence ATGGCCAAGCCTCATCACACGCTACCGCCCGATCCGTCGCTGCACCGGCCGACGGCCGCTCACATGGCGGCTGAAGTCGAGTCCGAGTATTCGATCGCCAGCAATCCACACAAAGGAAATCGGGGGCTGACGCGCGCCTGGCACGCGGCAATCAACTCGGCATCGGGGTTGCGCTATGCGATTCTGGAAGAAAGCGCGTTCCGTCAGGAACTGACGCTGGTGGTGATCCTCACGCCGTGCGCGTTCATCATTCCGGCAACGGTCGTCGAACGCGTGATGCTGCTGGGCACGCTGCTGCTGGTGCTGATCGTGGAACTGCTCAACTCGAGCGTGGAAGCCGCGATCGACCGGATCTCGCTGGAACGGCACAGCCTGTCCAAACGCGCCAAGGACTTCGGCAGCGCGGCGGTGATGCTGGCGTTGATCCTCTGTGGCGGCACGTGGGCCGCCATCGCGGGACCGCACGTGGTGCGGTGGGTGGGGATGCTGTTCAACTGA
- a CDS encoding glycosyltransferase family 4 protein — protein sequence MRVLIVTDAWEPQVNGVVRTLKSTRRELEAMGHTVDLITPLEFQTIPCPTYPEIRLSLLPSGKVRRRIDTFRPDALHIATEGPLGLAARRYAMQHDLPFTTAYHTRFPEYVQARFGIPLAWTYRFLRWFHGSARAVMAPTPVVLKDLQDYGITNGVLWTRGVDLDVFTAQRANVLNTAHPIFLYVGRVAVEKNVEAFLQLDLPGSKWVVGDGPALAGLKARYPSANYLGVLKQPELAKVYASADVFVFPSRTDTFGLVLLEALASGLPVAAYPVTGPIDVLGNSPAGVMHEDLREACLEALRIDRATARAHAEKFSWRAASEQFLTHLRPLPTGTGGTDNSAPPVAPDHGQASSHATARSVAAPADGRSHGG from the coding sequence ATGAGAGTCCTGATTGTCACCGACGCCTGGGAACCACAGGTCAACGGCGTGGTGCGCACGCTGAAATCCACCCGCCGCGAGCTCGAAGCCATGGGTCACACCGTGGACCTGATCACGCCGCTCGAATTCCAGACGATCCCCTGCCCGACCTATCCCGAGATCCGGCTGTCGCTGCTGCCCTCGGGCAAGGTGCGCCGGCGCATCGACACGTTCCGTCCCGACGCACTCCATATCGCCACCGAAGGGCCACTTGGCCTGGCCGCGCGCCGCTACGCGATGCAGCACGACCTGCCGTTCACCACGGCCTATCACACGCGCTTTCCGGAGTATGTGCAGGCGCGCTTCGGCATTCCGCTGGCGTGGACCTACCGCTTTCTGCGCTGGTTCCATGGCTCCGCGCGCGCAGTGATGGCGCCGACGCCCGTGGTGCTCAAGGATCTGCAGGATTACGGCATCACGAACGGCGTACTGTGGACGCGCGGCGTCGATCTCGATGTTTTCACCGCGCAACGGGCGAACGTCCTGAACACCGCGCATCCGATCTTCCTCTACGTGGGCCGCGTGGCGGTGGAAAAGAACGTCGAGGCATTCCTGCAGCTCGACCTGCCGGGTTCGAAGTGGGTGGTGGGCGACGGCCCCGCGCTGGCCGGCCTTAAGGCGCGCTATCCGTCAGCGAACTACCTCGGCGTACTCAAGCAGCCCGAGTTGGCAAAGGTGTATGCTTCAGCAGATGTCTTCGTGTTTCCGAGCCGCACCGATACGTTCGGACTGGTCCTGCTCGAAGCATTGGCAAGCGGGCTGCCGGTGGCGGCCTACCCTGTCACCGGGCCGATCGACGTGCTCGGCAACAGCCCGGCCGGCGTGATGCACGAAGACCTGAGAGAGGCCTGCCTGGAAGCCCTGCGCATCGACCGCGCAACGGCACGTGCCCACGCGGAGAAGTTCTCGTGGCGCGCCGCATCCGAGCAGTTCCTCACCCATTTGCGTCCGCTGCCAACAGGCACGGGCGGAACCGACAATTCAGCGCCCCCAGTCGCCCCAGATCATGGCCAAGCCTCATCACACGCTACCGCCCGATCCGTCGCTGCACCGGCCGACGGCCGCTCACATGGCGGCTGA